In Polynucleobacter sp. es-EL-1, the following are encoded in one genomic region:
- the rnr gene encoding ribonuclease R — MRKAKDLVPREADRLGTVQGHRDGFGFVIPDDGGEDIFLSEREMSRVMHGDRVNVRVLGTDRRGRPEGQIVDVVLHANKVVIGRLLNENGVLIVAPEDKRIGHDILIPPKGQGNAKLGQVVSVEIIDYPDSYRQAVGRVVEVLGEIDDPGMEIEIAVRKYGVPHEFSAAVKKEANALPDTVQQSDLEGRVDLRDVPLVTIDGADARDFDDAVYCEPVMYGKSKAWRLIVAIADVSHYVKPGQPLDDEGLLRATSVYFPRRVIPMLPEKISNGLCSLNPGVDRLCMVCDSVVDANGVVLAYQFYPAVMHSAQRFTYDTVWEILSNSKGPEATRFAQFRPLLTNLYSLYKILLEARHKRGAIEFETTETQIISNELGKILRIEPRLRNDAHRLIEECMLTANVCAADFIEQNKHLSLYRVHGEPSEEKLVTLRQVLRTSGLSLGGGEKPKPKDFAKLMREIKDRPDANILQSVVLRAMQQAMYQPDNEGHFGLAYPAYSHFTSPIRRYPDLLTHRVIKAILAKKPYAPVLPPKVPLNLTLPRKGKGRENAVNAKKSHQDAKDASAKGTRLAKGANAALPIWGQLGVHCSSNERRADEASRDVEAWLKCYYMRDHLGQEYAGTVTGVASFGLFVQLESLFVEGMIHVTELGGDYFQYDEARQELRGERTGIRYRLGDRVHVLVSRVDLDARKIEFSLVKSVGLEPGGTTNRRQIILASDTGRPNKKAAPKKGRTSSKEPQKHAGVNVNAAKSAGNLGANQSKSKAGRTASKVAKSGKPNRPTGKPAGTKPPVRTTKARRK, encoded by the coding sequence ATGCGTAAAGCAAAAGACTTGGTGCCACGAGAGGCTGACCGACTAGGTACAGTCCAGGGTCACCGAGATGGATTTGGATTTGTGATCCCAGATGATGGCGGTGAAGATATTTTTCTTTCAGAGAGAGAAATGTCACGCGTCATGCATGGTGACAGAGTCAATGTCAGAGTATTAGGAACAGATCGACGTGGAAGACCTGAAGGTCAAATCGTTGACGTCGTTTTACATGCTAATAAAGTTGTTATTGGTCGCCTCTTAAACGAGAACGGTGTTTTGATTGTTGCGCCAGAAGATAAGCGTATTGGTCACGATATTTTGATTCCACCTAAAGGGCAGGGCAACGCTAAATTAGGGCAGGTAGTCAGTGTTGAAATTATTGACTACCCTGATAGTTATCGTCAGGCGGTCGGCAGAGTAGTTGAAGTGCTTGGTGAGATTGATGATCCTGGCATGGAAATTGAAATCGCTGTCCGTAAGTATGGCGTTCCCCATGAGTTCTCAGCAGCTGTTAAAAAAGAAGCGAATGCGCTGCCAGATACCGTTCAGCAGTCTGATCTTGAGGGTCGTGTTGATCTGAGAGATGTACCGCTTGTCACAATTGATGGTGCTGATGCACGCGACTTTGATGATGCAGTCTATTGTGAGCCGGTGATGTATGGCAAGAGCAAAGCTTGGCGCTTGATCGTGGCGATTGCCGATGTATCCCATTACGTCAAGCCAGGTCAACCACTCGACGATGAAGGCTTACTACGCGCTACTTCCGTGTATTTCCCGAGAAGGGTAATACCAATGCTGCCAGAGAAGATATCCAATGGTCTCTGCTCTTTAAATCCAGGGGTTGATCGCCTCTGTATGGTCTGCGACTCTGTGGTGGATGCTAACGGCGTAGTGCTTGCCTATCAGTTCTATCCAGCGGTGATGCATTCTGCACAGCGTTTTACCTACGACACTGTTTGGGAAATTCTGTCTAATAGCAAAGGCCCTGAGGCAACCCGTTTTGCCCAGTTCCGTCCGCTATTAACCAATTTATATTCCTTGTACAAAATTCTGCTTGAAGCTCGTCATAAGCGCGGGGCGATTGAGTTTGAAACTACTGAAACCCAAATTATCAGTAACGAGCTTGGCAAGATTTTACGAATTGAACCACGCTTGCGTAACGATGCCCATCGTTTAATTGAAGAGTGCATGTTGACGGCCAATGTGTGCGCAGCCGATTTTATTGAGCAAAATAAGCACTTGAGTTTGTATCGTGTCCATGGTGAGCCTTCTGAGGAAAAGTTAGTAACCTTGCGTCAAGTACTTCGTACTTCAGGGCTATCTCTTGGCGGCGGTGAAAAACCAAAGCCCAAGGATTTTGCCAAGCTCATGCGTGAAATCAAAGACCGTCCTGATGCCAATATACTGCAATCCGTGGTTCTCAGAGCAATGCAGCAGGCGATGTATCAGCCCGACAATGAAGGCCATTTCGGTTTAGCTTATCCGGCTTATTCGCATTTCACTAGCCCAATTCGTCGCTACCCTGATCTATTAACGCATCGGGTAATTAAGGCAATCTTGGCGAAAAAGCCTTATGCGCCTGTCTTGCCGCCAAAGGTGCCTCTAAATCTAACTTTGCCTCGCAAGGGTAAGGGTCGTGAGAATGCAGTCAATGCTAAAAAATCACACCAAGATGCTAAGGACGCGAGCGCCAAGGGCACCCGTTTAGCTAAAGGTGCCAATGCTGCACTCCCGATTTGGGGTCAACTTGGTGTCCATTGTTCTTCAAATGAGCGCCGTGCCGATGAGGCTTCACGTGATGTGGAAGCTTGGCTCAAATGCTATTACATGCGTGACCATCTGGGTCAGGAGTACGCTGGAACCGTTACTGGCGTAGCTAGCTTTGGTTTATTTGTGCAGCTCGAGAGTTTGTTTGTTGAAGGAATGATTCACGTCACTGAACTGGGCGGAGATTATTTTCAATATGATGAAGCGCGTCAGGAGTTGCGTGGCGAGAGAACAGGTATTCGCTATCGCTTAGGTGATCGGGTTCATGTATTGGTAAGCCGTGTTGATCTGGATGCTCGTAAGATTGAATTTAGCCTAGTTAAATCGGTTGGGCTAGAGCCAGGTGGCACTACTAACCGTCGCCAAATTATTCTAGCCAGTGACACTGGTCGACCGAATAAAAAGGCTGCCCCTAAAAAAGGCCGTACCAGTAGTAAAGAGCCGCAAAAGCATGCTGGAGTGAATGTCAATGCCGCTAAGTCAGCTGGTAATTTAGGCGCCAATCAATCTAAAAGTAAAGCGGGGCGAACTGCAAGTAAGGTTGCTAAATCAGGTAAGCCAAATCGGCCTACTGGAAAACCAGCTGGAACTAAGCCTCCAGTGCGAACCACTAAAGCGCGTCGTAAATAA
- a CDS encoding TolC family protein — protein MCKPLIRLLATLGLAVFASFSFAQSSVSGLNEYTPIPLAQYLQVVKENNAIIGNRRLSKETAAAIKDSLALYQFRPIISYTKGTFYQQVPYTPYTSPTSNTYGVNFNLEGWGKRAARSEYGDAEIGRSETDYLATEADVQTIATLGYIDALRNRLLFNSYARAAKRISTLPVNAQTKDSTQFLSYYENASAKDLQFTSLSLLNYTGGALKNLPLPIGNLNVRPQAFEPDKQINQALMSRSDILVLQAAMNSAEKNINMTKANRNWDVMPYVSYTATPQYDSGGYTYAPQSGYSAGIQIPFPVNNFLQNADIVQASNQKLGLELQLRDLKEQVRVQVMQALLQYESAKQILAQANDGLNSVSKTADQSSVKGIMDVRDKEGALIDAQTNHVKALVNVLRQSGNYSAPPL, from the coding sequence ATGTGCAAACCATTAATTCGTTTGTTAGCCACTCTTGGCCTCGCTGTATTTGCTAGCTTTTCTTTTGCCCAATCGTCAGTTTCTGGGCTAAATGAATACACCCCCATTCCTTTAGCGCAATATCTGCAAGTTGTTAAAGAAAATAATGCAATTATTGGCAATAGAAGGCTTAGTAAAGAAACTGCTGCCGCAATTAAAGATTCATTGGCCCTTTATCAATTTAGACCTATTATCAGTTATACAAAGGGAACTTTTTATCAGCAGGTTCCTTACACCCCATACACCAGTCCAACATCTAATACCTATGGAGTCAATTTCAATCTCGAAGGTTGGGGCAAAAGGGCTGCTAGATCTGAGTATGGTGATGCAGAAATTGGCAGAAGTGAAACCGATTACCTGGCTACCGAAGCAGATGTTCAAACTATTGCCACGCTGGGTTATATCGATGCCTTAAGAAATCGTTTGCTGTTTAACTCTTACGCTAGAGCAGCAAAAAGAATATCTACACTGCCAGTAAATGCGCAAACCAAAGACTCGACTCAATTTTTAAGTTATTACGAAAACGCAAGTGCTAAAGATTTGCAATTTACCTCCTTGAGTCTTTTGAACTATACCGGCGGCGCTTTAAAAAATCTTCCACTGCCTATTGGTAACTTAAATGTACGTCCACAGGCCTTTGAGCCAGATAAGCAAATCAATCAAGCGCTTATGAGTCGTTCTGACATATTAGTCTTGCAGGCAGCTATGAACTCAGCTGAGAAAAATATTAACATGACCAAAGCTAATCGCAATTGGGATGTAATGCCTTATGTTTCATACACTGCAACACCGCAGTACGACTCGGGCGGTTATACCTATGCCCCACAAAGCGGCTATTCTGCTGGTATACAAATACCTTTCCCAGTGAATAACTTTTTACAGAATGCCGATATTGTTCAGGCCTCTAATCAAAAGCTGGGTCTTGAACTACAGTTACGTGATCTCAAGGAGCAGGTTCGTGTACAAGTCATGCAGGCCTTGTTGCAGTACGAGTCCGCAAAGCAAATATTGGCTCAGGCAAATGATGGTTTGAATAGCGTTTCAAAAACTGCTGATCAATCGAGTGTAAAGGGCATTATGGATGTACGCGATAAGGAGGGGGCTTTAATTGATGCCCAGACAAATCATGTGAAGGCACTCGTGAATGTTTTGCGTCAATCTGGAAACTACAGTGCGCCTCCACTATGA
- a CDS encoding dienelactone hydrolase family protein: protein MITFNRPDGQSVNAYLVEPANAKDAPGVVVIQEWWGLDDEVKAVANRLAEAGYRALVPDLYRGKVALEANEAEHLMNGLNFGDAASQDIRGAVQYLKATGSAKVAVTGFCMGGALTVLSAGLVPECDGTIVWYGYPPLEYVDASAIKKPMLAHWALHDEFFSIAGVDQLEEKLKQAGVNYDFERYDAKHAFANPKSEQRNMPPLQYNPAAAQLAWQRTLDFLKKNIA from the coding sequence ATGATTACTTTTAATAGACCTGATGGACAATCAGTCAATGCCTATTTAGTTGAGCCAGCAAATGCAAAGGATGCCCCTGGCGTGGTGGTTATTCAAGAGTGGTGGGGCTTAGATGATGAAGTAAAAGCAGTGGCCAATCGTTTGGCTGAAGCTGGCTATCGCGCTTTAGTACCAGATCTCTATCGAGGTAAGGTGGCTCTGGAGGCCAATGAGGCAGAGCATTTAATGAATGGTTTGAACTTTGGTGATGCCGCTAGTCAAGATATTCGTGGTGCAGTTCAGTATCTCAAAGCTACTGGCAGTGCAAAAGTGGCAGTGACTGGTTTTTGTATGGGTGGCGCATTAACCGTCCTATCTGCAGGCTTAGTTCCTGAGTGTGATGGCACCATTGTTTGGTACGGTTACCCCCCATTAGAGTATGTGGATGCCAGCGCTATCAAAAAACCAATGTTGGCGCACTGGGCTTTACATGATGAATTCTTCTCAATTGCTGGGGTTGATCAACTCGAGGAAAAACTCAAGCAAGCTGGAGTCAATTATGACTTTGAGCGTTACGACGCTAAACATGCTTTTGCTAATCCTAAGTCGGAGCAGCGCAACATGCCGCCTCTCCAATACAATCCCGCTGCAGCCCAACTAGCCTGGCAACGAACTTTGGATTTCTTAAAGAAGAACATTGCTTAG
- a CDS encoding MFS transporter: protein MTYPPHQVKKTLPNHHMLGDQRHERFFLFSLAGIQFTHILDFMIMMPLGPEFIRELNINTHEFGLLLSSYTFAAAIAGIFATYFVDRFERRILLLSLYGCFIVATLICGLAPDYHSLFVARAFAGAFGGILGSLVQTIIADSIPFERRGKALGTVMAAFSVSTVAGVPLSLFLANNIPVLGWRAPFIFIALISTLILYLGYRNIPKITGHLDHIHEGSRLSQIWTIFFAKQHLRAFVFMGFIMLTGFSVIPYIALYLTANVGIDNSYISLIYLCGGLATLLSSRMIGHLADKYGKVKVFRALAIISLIPLLVTTNLMPVPLWVVLVNSTAFFVLVSGRMIPAMAIVSQVVDAKIRGTFMSLVGSVQMLASGLASVIAGMVVTIGSDGKMDHYNLVGYGAAICGLLTFYLVGYIHKDSQLPKVAGHSQTP, encoded by the coding sequence ATGACATATCCACCACATCAAGTAAAGAAAACATTGCCCAACCACCACATGCTAGGAGATCAACGTCATGAGCGTTTCTTCTTGTTCTCTCTAGCGGGAATCCAGTTCACCCATATTTTGGATTTCATGATCATGATGCCGTTGGGCCCAGAGTTTATTCGTGAGCTCAATATCAATACTCATGAATTTGGTCTATTACTCTCGTCGTATACATTTGCTGCGGCAATTGCTGGAATCTTTGCCACTTACTTTGTTGATCGATTCGAGAGGCGCATTCTCTTACTTAGTCTATACGGCTGCTTTATTGTCGCCACCTTGATTTGTGGCTTAGCACCAGACTATCACTCCCTTTTTGTTGCCCGTGCTTTTGCGGGTGCATTTGGCGGAATTCTCGGGTCGCTGGTGCAAACCATCATCGCTGATTCCATTCCTTTTGAGCGAAGGGGCAAAGCGCTTGGTACCGTAATGGCAGCCTTCTCAGTCTCCACTGTGGCTGGTGTACCCCTCAGCTTATTTTTAGCCAACAATATCCCTGTATTGGGTTGGCGTGCCCCCTTTATTTTTATCGCCTTGATTTCCACTCTGATTTTGTATTTGGGGTATCGCAACATCCCTAAAATTACTGGCCATCTTGATCATATTCATGAGGGTAGCCGCCTAAGCCAAATCTGGACGATCTTTTTTGCTAAACAGCATCTAAGGGCATTTGTATTTATGGGCTTCATTATGTTGACGGGGTTTTCTGTCATTCCCTATATTGCTCTTTATTTGACAGCCAATGTGGGCATTGATAATTCGTACATCTCTCTCATTTACCTATGCGGTGGGCTTGCAACTTTGCTCAGCTCTAGAATGATTGGTCATCTGGCGGATAAATATGGCAAGGTCAAAGTGTTTAGAGCTTTGGCGATCATCAGCCTAATACCACTATTGGTCACAACGAACTTGATGCCAGTTCCCTTATGGGTAGTACTGGTAAATTCCACGGCTTTCTTTGTGCTGGTTTCTGGTCGCATGATTCCAGCAATGGCCATTGTGAGCCAGGTAGTCGACGCCAAGATTCGTGGGACCTTTATGAGTTTGGTAGGGTCGGTGCAGATGCTGGCTTCAGGCTTGGCATCGGTCATTGCGGGTATGGTTGTGACTATTGGATCTGATGGCAAAATGGATCACTACAACCTCGTCGGATATGGGGCGGCAATCTGTGGCTTGCTTACTTTCTATTTGGTGGGATATATTCATAAGGACTCGCAACTGCCCAAAGTAGCAGGGCACTCTCAAACCCCTTAA
- a CDS encoding malate synthase G, whose protein sequence is MTARTTCNSLQVATPLYRFIEDKVLPGTGIKSADFWKGFDEIVKDLTPKNEALLAKRDHLQAQIDDWHKAHPGPIKDMPAYRQFLEKIGYIEPVSAKVTADTKNVDDELALQAGPQLVVPLLNARYALNAANARWGSLYDALYGSDVISEEEGASKAGGYNPVRGAKVVAYARQFLDQAVPLAKGSYQDVVAYSVDGNKLAVKLKDGSTTGLKDEKQFVGYQGNVSSPSSLLLRNNGIHIDIQIDKTKIIGLSDPAGVNDVVVEAALSTILDLEDSIAAVDADDKVLAYENWLGILKGTLVEEVSKGGKTFTRELNPDRKYTAAIGAVNAKDGIVTLHGRSLLFLRNVGHLMTNPAIITSEGKEIYEGILDAVVTVLIALYDINRPASQSIGNTRKGSVYIVKPKMHSAEEVAFAGELFGRVEKLLGLPENTVKLGIMDEERRMSVNIKAAIAAAGSRVAFINTGFLDRTGDEIHTGMHSGAMVRKGKMKVSKWFGAYERRNVLAGLDCGLRGRAQIGKGMWPAPDLMKEMVEQKITHPQAGANTAWVPSPTAATLHALHYHQVNVAKIQEELEKQDTAAEYESLTDDLLTVPVALYPDWTKEEIREALNNNCQGILGYVVRWIDQGVGCSKVPDIYNVGLMEDRATLRISSQHIVNWMLHGIINAADVDEALQRMASIVDGQNASDPFYKPMMPNYQDSYAYKAARDLIFKGLEQPNGYTEPLLHAWRLEVKKANA, encoded by the coding sequence ATGACCGCACGCACTACCTGTAACAGCCTTCAAGTGGCTACGCCCTTATATCGCTTTATCGAAGATAAAGTCTTGCCTGGAACAGGCATTAAAAGTGCGGACTTTTGGAAGGGTTTTGATGAGATCGTTAAGGATCTCACCCCTAAAAATGAGGCTTTATTAGCCAAGCGTGACCATTTGCAAGCTCAAATTGATGATTGGCATAAGGCTCATCCAGGCCCAATCAAAGATATGCCGGCTTACCGTCAGTTTCTAGAGAAAATTGGCTATATCGAGCCAGTTTCTGCAAAAGTTACAGCAGATACCAAGAACGTTGATGATGAATTAGCGCTCCAAGCAGGCCCTCAGTTGGTCGTTCCTTTGCTCAATGCCCGCTATGCTTTGAATGCTGCCAATGCACGCTGGGGCTCACTCTACGACGCTTTGTATGGTTCAGATGTGATCTCCGAAGAAGAGGGTGCTAGTAAAGCAGGTGGCTACAACCCTGTGCGTGGTGCAAAAGTAGTTGCATATGCACGTCAATTCCTGGATCAAGCTGTTCCGTTGGCAAAGGGCTCCTATCAAGATGTTGTTGCTTATTCAGTAGATGGCAATAAGTTGGCAGTCAAATTAAAAGATGGCAGTACGACTGGCTTAAAAGATGAGAAGCAATTCGTTGGTTATCAAGGCAACGTTTCTTCACCAAGCTCTTTATTGCTGCGTAATAACGGTATTCATATTGATATCCAAATTGATAAAACCAAAATCATTGGATTAAGCGACCCTGCTGGTGTGAATGATGTAGTGGTTGAAGCTGCACTATCAACCATTCTCGACTTAGAAGACTCGATTGCTGCAGTCGATGCCGACGATAAAGTGCTTGCTTATGAAAACTGGCTAGGTATTCTTAAAGGTACTTTGGTTGAAGAAGTCAGTAAAGGTGGAAAGACTTTTACTCGCGAATTAAATCCAGATCGTAAGTACACAGCAGCGATTGGTGCCGTGAATGCTAAGGACGGCATCGTAACTTTGCATGGCCGCTCACTTTTATTCTTGCGTAATGTCGGCCATTTAATGACCAACCCTGCAATTATCACAAGTGAAGGTAAAGAGATTTACGAAGGTATCTTAGATGCGGTAGTAACCGTATTAATCGCTTTATACGATATCAATCGTCCTGCAAGTCAGTCGATTGGTAATACACGCAAGGGCTCGGTTTACATCGTGAAGCCAAAAATGCATAGCGCAGAAGAAGTGGCGTTTGCTGGTGAACTTTTTGGTCGTGTTGAAAAGCTGCTGGGCTTGCCAGAGAACACAGTTAAGCTTGGCATCATGGATGAAGAGCGTCGCATGAGTGTCAACATTAAAGCTGCTATTGCTGCGGCAGGATCTCGTGTTGCATTTATTAACACTGGCTTCTTAGATCGTACTGGCGATGAAATCCATACTGGTATGCATTCTGGTGCTATGGTGCGTAAAGGCAAAATGAAAGTCAGCAAATGGTTTGGTGCATATGAGCGCCGTAACGTTTTAGCTGGTCTTGATTGTGGTTTACGTGGTCGCGCACAAATTGGTAAGGGGATGTGGCCTGCTCCAGATCTCATGAAAGAAATGGTTGAGCAGAAAATTACTCACCCACAGGCAGGTGCAAATACTGCTTGGGTACCATCACCTACCGCAGCAACTTTACATGCCTTGCATTATCACCAAGTCAACGTTGCTAAGATTCAGGAAGAGCTGGAGAAGCAAGATACTGCTGCTGAGTATGAATCTTTAACAGATGATTTGTTGACTGTGCCTGTTGCCTTATACCCAGACTGGACTAAGGAAGAAATTCGTGAGGCCTTGAACAACAACTGCCAGGGTATCTTGGGTTATGTGGTTCGCTGGATTGATCAAGGTGTTGGCTGTTCTAAAGTGCCCGATATCTACAACGTCGGACTTATGGAAGATCGCGCAACTCTGCGTATTTCTAGTCAGCACATTGTTAATTGGATGTTACATGGCATCATCAATGCTGCGGATGTTGATGAAGCATTGCAACGCATGGCTAGCATTGTTGATGGACAAAATGCCAGCGATCCTTTCTACAAGCCAATGATGCCCAACTATCAGGACTCGTACGCTTATAAAGCAGCACGCGATTTGATTTTCAAAGGTCTCGAGCAGCCAAACGGTTACACCGAGCCTTTGTTGCATGCATGGCGTCTTGAAGTGAAAAAAGCCAACGCATAA
- a CDS encoding adenylosuccinate synthase: MSLKQEAHGRNVVVIGTQWGDEGKGKVVDWLTDHAQAVVRFQGGHNAGHTLIIGDKKTILRLIPSGIMHKNVICYIGNGVVLSPEALFKEIGELEAAGLDVQSRLKISEATTLILPYHVAIDHAREKKRGDAKIGTTGRGIGPAYEDKVARRALRVQDLFYPEKFAAQLRENLEYHNFMLTNYYGAEPVDFQKTLDEAMSYAERIKPMVVDVSSALYAAEQSGQNLLFEGAQGTLLDIDHGTYPYVTSSNCVAGNAAAGSGVGPDSLQYILGITKAYCTRVGAGPFPSELYDFDNPAKQDPVGVRLAEVGKEFGSVTGRPRRTGWLDAAALKRSIQINGLSGLCITKLDVLDGFETIRLCVGYKLDGQKLDVLPRGAEAVARCEPIYEDFPGWKGTTFGIREWDKLPVEAQKFLRRIEEVAGKPIAMVSTGPERDETILLQHPFQA; this comes from the coding sequence ATGTCTTTAAAGCAAGAAGCTCATGGCCGTAACGTCGTTGTCATTGGAACCCAGTGGGGTGATGAGGGCAAGGGCAAGGTAGTAGATTGGCTGACCGACCATGCACAAGCCGTAGTACGCTTTCAGGGCGGACATAATGCGGGCCATACCTTAATTATTGGTGACAAGAAAACAATTTTGCGATTGATTCCTTCAGGAATCATGCATAAGAATGTGATTTGCTACATTGGTAATGGCGTTGTTCTCTCTCCAGAGGCGCTCTTTAAAGAAATTGGTGAATTGGAAGCTGCGGGTTTAGATGTTCAGTCTCGCCTCAAGATTTCAGAGGCAACCACTTTGATCCTGCCGTATCACGTTGCCATTGATCATGCCCGTGAGAAGAAACGCGGAGATGCCAAGATTGGTACCACTGGCCGTGGCATTGGACCTGCTTATGAAGATAAAGTAGCTCGTCGTGCTTTACGTGTACAAGATTTGTTTTACCCAGAAAAGTTTGCTGCGCAATTGCGTGAGAATTTGGAATATCACAACTTCATGCTCACAAACTATTACGGGGCTGAGCCAGTAGATTTCCAAAAGACATTAGACGAGGCGATGTCATACGCAGAGCGTATCAAGCCTATGGTGGTAGATGTATCAAGCGCCTTATATGCTGCCGAACAATCTGGGCAAAACTTATTATTCGAAGGTGCGCAGGGGACTTTGCTAGATATTGATCATGGTACCTATCCTTATGTCACCTCTAGTAACTGCGTTGCTGGAAATGCGGCTGCAGGCTCTGGCGTTGGCCCTGATTCATTGCAATACATTTTGGGTATTACGAAAGCCTATTGCACGCGTGTTGGTGCTGGACCGTTCCCTAGCGAGTTGTATGATTTTGATAACCCGGCCAAGCAAGACCCAGTTGGAGTTCGCTTAGCTGAAGTTGGTAAAGAGTTTGGCTCAGTCACTGGTCGCCCACGTCGTACCGGTTGGTTAGATGCGGCTGCATTGAAGCGTTCGATTCAGATTAACGGCTTATCGGGTCTTTGTATTACCAAGCTCGATGTACTTGATGGCTTTGAAACGATACGCTTGTGCGTTGGCTACAAGCTAGATGGTCAAAAATTAGATGTGTTGCCCCGTGGCGCTGAAGCGGTTGCCCGTTGCGAGCCGATTTATGAAGATTTCCCGGGCTGGAAGGGTACTACTTTTGGCATTCGTGAGTGGGATAAGTTGCCAGTAGAGGCTCAAAAATTCTTGCGCCGTATCGAAGAGGTGGCTGGCAAACCGATTGCCATGGTTTCAACAGGACCAGAGCGGGATGAAACGATTCTCCTGCAGCACCCATTCCAAGCTTGA
- a CDS encoding ATP phosphoribosyltransferase regulatory subunit: MNRWLLPEDIADVLPAEARKVETLRRAILDLYQSYGYELVAPPLLEFLDSLLTGTGTDLNLQTFKLVDQLSGRTLGLRADMTPQVARIDAHLLNRKGITRLCYAGSVAHARTPVGSAAREELQLGAEIYGCATWEADFEAISLLLKTLNLAGLNKVYLDLSHAGVLAGILDGQNLAKEDVAGMYSLLQSKDRPRLAQWAQCLPAKTMQALMALTELNGPCAQVLTSAKSKLPKHPIIDDALAQLDKLVAAVAGLSQDVELSIDLADLRGYQYHSGVMFAAYVDQLPQPIARGGRYDHVGQAFGRSRPATGFSLDLLTLANLAPIAKRKSAILAPWSADPALSAKVAELRNAGEVVIEGIPGEAVETAEYICDRELIKQANAWNVVKK; encoded by the coding sequence ATGAATCGTTGGTTACTTCCTGAAGATATTGCTGATGTTTTGCCAGCTGAGGCTCGCAAGGTAGAAACACTGCGTCGTGCAATTTTGGATTTGTACCAATCTTATGGTTATGAATTAGTTGCCCCGCCTTTACTGGAGTTCTTGGACTCTTTGTTAACTGGCACGGGCACTGATCTTAATTTGCAAACCTTTAAGCTAGTAGATCAGTTATCTGGACGTACCCTAGGTCTGCGGGCGGATATGACGCCGCAAGTAGCTCGGATAGATGCGCACCTACTCAACCGCAAGGGAATTACACGACTTTGTTATGCAGGCTCTGTAGCCCATGCGCGAACACCCGTAGGAAGTGCTGCCCGTGAAGAGCTCCAGCTGGGTGCTGAGATTTATGGCTGCGCTACTTGGGAAGCGGATTTTGAAGCAATTTCTTTATTGCTCAAAACATTAAATCTTGCGGGCCTAAATAAAGTCTATCTTGATCTTTCGCATGCTGGTGTATTGGCAGGAATTTTAGATGGGCAAAATCTCGCGAAAGAAGATGTCGCTGGAATGTATAGCTTGCTTCAAAGCAAAGATCGACCACGCTTGGCACAGTGGGCTCAGTGCTTGCCTGCCAAAACTATGCAAGCTTTGATGGCTTTAACGGAATTAAACGGTCCTTGTGCCCAAGTGTTAACCAGTGCAAAGAGTAAGTTACCTAAGCACCCAATCATTGATGATGCCTTGGCACAACTGGATAAGCTGGTAGCAGCAGTTGCTGGCTTATCTCAAGATGTTGAGCTCAGTATTGACTTGGCAGATCTGCGCGGTTATCAGTATCACAGCGGTGTGATGTTTGCTGCCTATGTTGATCAATTGCCGCAACCGATTGCCCGTGGTGGTCGATATGACCATGTCGGCCAAGCCTTTGGACGCTCACGTCCTGCAACGGGATTCTCGCTGGATCTGCTTACCTTAGCCAATCTTGCACCGATCGCAAAGCGCAAGTCAGCGATCTTGGCGCCATGGAGTGCTGACCCAGCCTTATCAGCTAAAGTTGCCGAACTGCGCAATGCTGGTGAAGTGGTGATTGAGGGTATACCGGGTGAAGCTGTAGAAACTGCGGAATATATATGTGATCGAGAGTTGATCAAACAAGCGAATGCATGGAATGTCGTCAAGAAATAA